The Myroides phaeus DNA segment CTGAAACAACTTCCTAAAGTTGCCAAAGATAAGCATAATGAAAATAAAAAGTATTTCGATAAATTAAAAAAGAAAGCACCTAAAGATTTAGATTATAAGATGCAAGAAATACACGATAGTGTATTTAAGCGTACAGATTGTTTAAGTTGTGCTAATTGTTGTAAAACGACAGGACCGTTGTTTACCAATGCTGATATAGAAAGAATAGCGAAGCATTTAAAAATGAAACCCCAACAATTTATAGATACCTATCTACAGATTGATGAGGATCGCGATTTTGTTTTACAAAGTCTTCCTTGTACTTTTTTAGATGCTGAGAATTATTGTATGATTTATGATGTACGTCCTAAAGCATGTAGAGAATACCCA contains these protein-coding regions:
- a CDS encoding YkgJ family cysteine cluster protein, whose protein sequence is MDKILKQLPKVAKDKHNENKKYFDKLKKKAPKDLDYKMQEIHDSVFKRTDCLSCANCCKTTGPLFTNADIERIAKHLKMKPQQFIDTYLQIDEDRDFVLQSLPCTFLDAENYCMIYDVRPKACREYPHTDRKKFNQIANLTLKNVAICPAAFEVVEEMKKKIILK